Proteins encoded in a region of the Halodesulfovibrio marinisediminis DSM 17456 genome:
- the glpA gene encoding anaerobic glycerol-3-phosphate dehydrogenase subunit GlpA yields the protein MQTQVLIIGAGATGTGIFRDLALRGVECMLIEQRDVNAGASGGNHGLLHSGARYVSTDPHSANECKVEGDIIKEFAPHCIENTGGLFVAVKGDDEEYINQFPINCEKAGVPCREVSPEEALELEPNLNPDVIAAYEVEDASIDPFKLSLENVADAEAHGGVYKRYMKLLGFKKEGGKITGARVVNTRTGKESVIEAEQYVNATGAWAANVAEMAGANIRMTYAKGSLLVTLSRLNHRVINRLRPPGDGDILVPGGTVSVLGTTSVRVEDLDNVAPSIDEINRNIDQGAQMVPVLDTCRYVRAYAGVRPLVQLGDASSDRAASRGYALLSHEEENLENFITITGGKLTTYRLMAERCADLVCNRLKVDAPCLTRGTVLPDYVQTEWAEPSILTKREWMRRHNSEDYLLCECEIVPKSAVDTILDSFGEGEKPGIQAVGLRSRVGKGSCQGAFCGARIAAHMYDRDLFKGNEGVESMRDFLSKRWKGQRPILWDAQFNQAELKEALYFGLLNLEMD from the coding sequence TTGCAGACTCAAGTACTGATTATCGGTGCAGGTGCAACTGGTACCGGTATTTTTCGAGACTTAGCCCTTAGGGGCGTAGAATGCATGCTTATTGAGCAGCGTGATGTGAACGCCGGTGCATCCGGTGGTAACCACGGCCTGCTTCACAGTGGTGCCCGTTATGTGTCCACTGACCCGCATTCTGCTAACGAGTGTAAAGTTGAAGGGGATATCATCAAAGAATTCGCCCCTCACTGCATTGAAAATACAGGCGGTTTGTTTGTAGCAGTGAAAGGTGATGATGAAGAGTACATCAACCAGTTCCCTATCAACTGTGAAAAAGCTGGAGTGCCATGCAGGGAAGTAAGCCCTGAAGAAGCATTGGAACTCGAGCCTAACCTTAACCCTGATGTGATCGCTGCTTATGAAGTTGAAGACGCATCAATCGATCCGTTTAAGCTCTCTTTGGAAAACGTTGCAGACGCTGAAGCACACGGGGGTGTGTACAAGCGCTACATGAAGTTGCTTGGTTTCAAAAAAGAAGGCGGAAAAATTACCGGCGCCCGCGTGGTTAATACCCGTACCGGTAAAGAGTCTGTTATTGAAGCTGAACAGTATGTAAACGCAACCGGAGCATGGGCTGCTAACGTCGCAGAAATGGCAGGTGCTAACATTCGCATGACATATGCAAAAGGTAGCCTGCTTGTAACCCTTTCTCGACTGAACCATCGTGTAATTAACCGACTGCGTCCTCCGGGAGACGGTGATATTCTCGTTCCTGGCGGTACGGTTTCTGTTTTAGGTACCACTTCTGTTCGTGTTGAAGATCTTGATAACGTGGCTCCATCCATCGACGAGATCAACCGCAACATTGATCAGGGCGCCCAGATGGTACCTGTTTTAGATACCTGCCGTTATGTTCGTGCCTATGCAGGCGTTCGTCCGCTTGTGCAGCTTGGTGATGCTTCCAGTGACCGTGCTGCAAGCCGCGGCTATGCATTGCTTAGTCATGAAGAAGAAAATCTTGAGAATTTTATCACCATCACTGGTGGTAAACTCACAACCTACCGCCTTATGGCAGAACGTTGCGCTGACCTTGTTTGTAACCGACTTAAGGTTGACGCACCTTGTCTCACCCGCGGTACTGTCCTTCCTGATTATGTTCAGACTGAATGGGCGGAGCCTTCCATTCTCACTAAACGCGAGTGGATGCGTCGTCACAATTCAGAAGACTACCTCCTTTGCGAATGTGAAATCGTACCTAAGAGTGCTGTTGACACTATTCTTGATTCTTTCGGTGAGGGCGAAAAGCCTGGTATTCAGGCTGTCGGCCTGCGTAGCCGTGTGGGTAAAGGCTCTTGTCAGGGCGCATTCTGTGGTGCTCGTATTGCTGCTCACATGTACGATCGAGACCTCTTTAAAGGTAACGAAGGTGTAGAGAGCATGCGTGATTTCCTTTCCAAACGTTGGAAAGGTCAGCGTCCTATTTTGTGGGATGCTCAGTTCAATCAGGCAGAACTTAAAGAAGCACTGTACTTCGGTCTTCTTAATCTGGAAATGGATTAG
- a CDS encoding MFS transporter, producing the protein MKNLFKDKNLLLLFGITLFVVMGVSSILPVLPSAGRSLNIPDSQIGLLLTSFTLPGIFLTPFAGILADRYGRKAVLIPSLILFGIAGFSCSLTTDYQLILFLRVLQGIGVAPISLLYTTITGDLYSGQRRLEVMGYNATVLSLGTALFPFIGGLLGELGWQYPFMLPLLALPLAVLCAIYLDIPNPKSKETITSYFKKTAQIVSSKRALVLFGMTLCTFTILYGPIITYVPILSDTVFNASPSRIGLLFAISSVFTGAAASQLGRLRRIIPVRTMLCFAAVFFSAAMVTMPIPSNFWLLAIPVGFFGMGQGLSFPNLAAKLTGIASIEKRGAVMAVNGTVLRLAQTISPPLFSLPLLFGGISSVFYSATLVGAVMFFLALNCPSDAHTQN; encoded by the coding sequence ATGAAAAACCTCTTTAAAGACAAAAACTTACTCCTGCTCTTTGGCATCACCCTCTTCGTCGTTATGGGTGTTTCCAGTATCCTTCCAGTACTGCCAAGTGCTGGACGTTCCTTGAATATTCCAGATTCACAGATCGGTTTGCTTCTCACAAGCTTTACCCTTCCTGGTATTTTTCTTACGCCATTTGCTGGAATCCTAGCCGACAGATACGGTAGAAAGGCTGTGCTCATTCCGTCACTCATACTCTTTGGGATCGCTGGTTTTTCATGCTCGTTGACTACAGACTATCAACTCATTCTTTTCCTACGAGTATTGCAAGGTATTGGAGTAGCACCAATCAGCCTGCTTTACACAACCATCACAGGCGACCTGTACTCTGGCCAGAGACGCCTTGAGGTCATGGGCTACAACGCAACTGTACTCAGTCTTGGAACTGCACTTTTCCCTTTCATCGGGGGCCTGCTTGGAGAACTTGGCTGGCAATATCCATTCATGCTTCCACTCTTAGCGCTGCCACTTGCGGTACTCTGTGCAATCTACTTAGACATACCAAATCCGAAATCAAAAGAGACCATCACAAGTTACTTTAAAAAGACAGCTCAAATTGTTTCATCAAAAAGAGCGCTTGTCCTCTTTGGAATGACACTATGTACTTTCACAATCCTTTACGGCCCGATCATCACCTATGTGCCTATCCTTTCGGACACCGTCTTTAACGCAAGCCCGTCCCGTATCGGTTTACTGTTCGCTATATCTTCCGTATTTACAGGTGCTGCAGCCTCACAACTAGGACGCTTACGTAGAATAATACCGGTTCGCACCATGCTATGTTTTGCTGCTGTCTTTTTCTCTGCTGCAATGGTTACCATGCCTATACCTAGCAATTTTTGGCTACTTGCTATTCCTGTTGGATTCTTCGGCATGGGGCAAGGGCTATCCTTTCCAAACCTTGCAGCAAAACTCACCGGCATTGCTTCCATCGAAAAACGCGGAGCTGTCATGGCTGTAAATGGTACAGTGCTGCGACTTGCACAAACAATAAGCCCACCACTCTTTTCACTCCCTCTACTTTTTGGTGGTATTTCTTCCGTCTTCTACAGCGCTACACTTGTCGGTGCAGTCATGTTTTTTCTGGCATTAAATTGTCCCTCAGACGCACACACTCAGAACTAA
- the glpB gene encoding glycerol-3-phosphate dehydrogenase subunit GlpB yields the protein MSNLPVTERDLFVVGTGIAGMSAAVYAANRGLSVTQAGSTGEIVFSSGLFDVMAVHPVEEKKLWDNPWEAMAAVSADMPNHPYAHVTREDVEKAYGELFDFLSKFGLEYRMEKDANSKVLTPIGTEKTTWAVPATMWAGVEAFKNNASTLLIDFEGLREFSAKQVATTIGDKWSNLKTMRLTFPDSASMKPILTGIMAQSMELKETREKLYDLIKPHLDGVEAVGVPAILGIYTADEILEEMEKELGVKVFELPTLPASVPGMRLKSLFEGRISTLGVDLKLQNKVFSITPLEDGRYEVTFGVQAPTEKVVAKGVVLATGRFLGGGLFADRHHIVETVMGLPVSQPADREEWHRTDLLDPRGHKVSSAGVEVDSSFRPVDENGEVVHERVFAVGSLLAHQDWMRMKCGTGIAVASSLRAVEAFVAQQ from the coding sequence ATGAGCAACTTGCCAGTCACTGAACGTGATCTTTTTGTAGTAGGTACCGGTATTGCTGGTATGTCCGCTGCTGTGTATGCAGCAAACCGCGGACTGTCTGTTACTCAGGCAGGCAGCACCGGTGAAATTGTATTTTCCAGCGGCTTATTCGACGTAATGGCCGTTCATCCTGTTGAAGAAAAAAAGCTTTGGGATAACCCTTGGGAAGCAATGGCAGCAGTTTCTGCCGATATGCCGAACCATCCTTACGCACATGTAACCCGTGAAGATGTAGAAAAGGCGTATGGCGAACTGTTCGATTTCCTTTCTAAATTCGGTCTTGAATACCGTATGGAGAAAGATGCGAACAGCAAAGTGCTTACCCCGATCGGTACAGAGAAAACCACTTGGGCTGTTCCTGCTACCATGTGGGCAGGTGTAGAAGCTTTCAAAAACAATGCTTCGACATTGCTGATTGACTTCGAAGGTCTTCGTGAATTCAGCGCAAAACAGGTAGCCACCACCATTGGTGATAAGTGGTCTAACCTTAAAACAATGCGCCTGACATTCCCGGATTCTGCATCTATGAAGCCTATTCTTACAGGTATAATGGCTCAGTCCATGGAGCTGAAAGAAACCCGTGAAAAGCTGTATGACCTTATCAAGCCGCACCTTGATGGTGTAGAGGCTGTCGGTGTGCCTGCAATTCTGGGTATCTACACAGCAGATGAAATTCTGGAAGAAATGGAAAAAGAGCTTGGCGTAAAAGTTTTCGAACTCCCGACGTTACCGGCTTCCGTACCGGGTATGCGCCTTAAAAGCCTTTTTGAAGGAAGAATTAGTACCTTAGGTGTTGATTTAAAGTTACAAAATAAGGTATTTTCCATAACCCCACTCGAAGATGGTCGCTATGAAGTGACCTTCGGTGTACAAGCACCTACCGAAAAAGTGGTTGCCAAAGGTGTTGTGCTTGCCACCGGTCGATTCCTCGGCGGCGGACTGTTTGCTGACAGACATCACATTGTGGAGACTGTGATGGGCCTGCCAGTATCTCAGCCGGCTGACCGTGAAGAGTGGCATCGAACCGACCTTCTTGACCCTCGTGGACACAAAGTAAGTTCCGCAGGTGTAGAGGTCGATTCTTCGTTCCGTCCAGTTGATGAAAACGGAGAGGTTGTACACGAGCGTGTATTCGCTGTCGGCTCTCTGTTGGCTCATCAGGACTGGATGCGAATGAAATGTGGAACTGGCATTGCGGTTGCTAGTTCACTCCGTGCTGTTGAAGCGTTTGTTGCTCAGCAGTAG
- a CDS encoding type 1 glutamine amidotransferase domain-containing protein, whose product MGLMNGKKVLMFVEDLFEDLELMYPKLRLIEEGAAVVLAGKNTDTVYRGYHGYPVKADIRLTDVNPNNFDILVIPGGFAPDKLRRCMDVKSITRAMHERGKIIAFICHGGWIPISAGILNGYTCTSTRGITDDLENAGAKWVNEPVVIDRNLISSRAPDDLPAFCRAIIQCSSNQD is encoded by the coding sequence ATGGGCTTAATGAATGGGAAAAAAGTTTTAATGTTCGTGGAAGATCTGTTTGAAGATCTCGAACTCATGTATCCAAAACTACGCCTCATTGAAGAGGGGGCGGCAGTAGTTCTTGCCGGAAAGAATACGGACACTGTATACAGAGGGTACCATGGATATCCTGTTAAGGCGGATATTCGACTTACAGATGTAAATCCTAATAATTTCGATATATTGGTTATACCTGGTGGTTTTGCTCCGGATAAGTTGCGTCGTTGTATGGATGTTAAGAGTATAACGCGGGCAATGCATGAACGTGGGAAGATCATAGCGTTCATATGTCATGGTGGATGGATTCCAATTTCTGCCGGTATTCTAAATGGGTATACATGTACCTCAACACGCGGCATCACAGATGATCTGGAAAACGCAGGAGCCAAATGGGTGAACGAACCCGTTGTGATAGACCGTAATCTTATAAGCAGTAGAGCACCGGATGATCTCCCTGCATTTTGCAGAGCCATTATTCAGTGCAGTAGCAATCAGGACTAA
- a CDS encoding DAK2 domain-containing protein — translation MKASTTRIQYLDGIRFKRVVNAAAKRLIEKHGHLNDINVFPVPDGDTGSNMAGTMDNVVKKSANALDQSIGKMSEIIAESALLGARGNSGVILAQFLCGFSEGVKGLQRVTLKDFSDAASNASRRALEAISEPKEGTILTVIRDWSDHLSANHQNYNNFHDLLYDSLEHAKESVRSTKEKLASLKAADVVDAGALGFVYLLEGIVEFTERGSLNRQEEQNIIPETSKGVHDRVAVDSLTYSFCTECMVSGENIDRDSLREEIGALGDSLVVAGTSTKVRVHVHTNEPETVFKIANKYGEVSHQKKEDMLEQHRNLLTVKEQRTGILTDSTCDLPDELLKKYDIHVAPLKLYMDDKEMLDKVDISTEEFNKMLPESKSVKTSQPSPGHYKALYEALNANYEEVVALHVMAAHSGTFQSSKNMGASILDDPHAVDTYTVTGGLGLVILEAAKLAQQGKSAKEIAERVEAMRDNVFVLVAMDTVDFAVRGGRLNKNIGAIAKLLNIKPVLEFDTNNEGLCGIAAKCFGVRHSEARLIKLLKKRVKGKTNLRFAITHVEAPEKAKRLAAMLKKEFHAKVEFELQASPVLGCYSGPGACAVSVLCDS, via the coding sequence TTGAAGGCATCAACTACAAGAATTCAATATTTAGACGGTATTCGTTTTAAACGCGTTGTAAACGCAGCTGCGAAACGTCTCATTGAAAAACACGGGCATCTGAACGACATTAATGTCTTCCCTGTACCGGATGGAGACACTGGCAGCAACATGGCAGGAACAATGGATAACGTTGTTAAAAAATCTGCCAATGCCCTTGACCAATCAATCGGTAAAATGAGTGAAATTATTGCGGAAAGTGCTCTCCTCGGCGCCCGCGGTAACTCCGGTGTTATTCTTGCCCAATTCCTTTGCGGTTTTTCTGAAGGTGTAAAAGGTCTGCAGCGAGTAACTCTTAAAGATTTTTCTGACGCAGCTTCAAACGCATCTAGACGTGCTCTTGAAGCCATATCTGAGCCGAAAGAAGGAACCATCCTCACCGTTATTCGTGACTGGTCAGATCACCTCTCTGCCAACCATCAGAACTACAACAACTTCCACGACCTCTTGTATGATTCCCTTGAGCATGCAAAAGAGTCTGTTCGTTCTACCAAAGAAAAACTCGCTTCTTTAAAAGCAGCCGACGTAGTTGATGCTGGCGCACTGGGCTTTGTATACCTTCTCGAAGGTATTGTAGAATTTACTGAACGCGGCAGCCTAAATAGACAGGAAGAACAAAACATCATTCCTGAAACTTCCAAAGGCGTGCATGACCGTGTAGCTGTTGACAGCCTCACATACTCCTTCTGTACCGAGTGCATGGTTTCCGGTGAAAACATTGACCGTGACTCCCTGCGTGAAGAAATCGGTGCACTTGGTGACTCACTTGTTGTTGCAGGTACTTCCACTAAAGTTCGCGTTCATGTTCATACGAATGAACCTGAAACCGTTTTCAAAATCGCGAATAAATACGGTGAAGTTTCTCATCAGAAAAAAGAAGACATGCTCGAGCAGCACAGAAATCTTCTCACCGTTAAAGAACAGCGCACTGGCATTCTCACCGACTCCACCTGTGACCTTCCAGACGAGTTGCTGAAAAAATATGACATTCATGTAGCACCACTCAAGCTGTACATGGATGACAAGGAAATGCTGGATAAAGTGGATATCTCCACTGAAGAATTTAATAAAATGCTTCCGGAATCCAAGTCTGTAAAAACATCACAGCCTTCTCCGGGGCATTACAAAGCACTCTACGAAGCCTTAAACGCTAACTACGAAGAAGTCGTTGCGCTCCATGTTATGGCAGCACATAGCGGCACATTCCAGTCTTCCAAAAACATGGGTGCTTCCATTCTCGACGATCCGCATGCAGTAGACACCTACACCGTTACCGGTGGTCTCGGTCTGGTTATTCTTGAAGCTGCTAAACTTGCCCAGCAAGGAAAAAGCGCAAAAGAGATTGCAGAACGTGTAGAAGCTATGCGTGACAATGTTTTTGTCCTTGTTGCAATGGACACTGTGGACTTTGCTGTTCGAGGTGGCCGTTTAAACAAAAATATCGGTGCCATCGCCAAGCTACTTAATATCAAACCAGTACTTGAGTTTGATACAAACAACGAAGGCCTATGCGGTATTGCTGCAAAATGCTTTGGTGTTCGTCATTCAGAAGCACGCCTTATCAAACTGCTCAAAAAACGTGTTAAAGGCAAAACCAATCTTCGCTTTGCTATCACCCACGTTGAAGCACCTGAAAAAGCGAAACGTCTTGCAGCTATGCTCAAAAAAGAATTCCATGCCAAGGTTGAATTTGAACTACAGGCATCTCCGGTTCTCGGTTGCTACAGTGGACCGGGAGCATGTGCAGTATCAGTTTTATGTGATTCCTAA
- a CDS encoding efflux RND transporter permease subunit, which produces MNLAELSIKKRAITQFIVLLLFVAGAYSYFQMGKLEDPEFTLKTAIVITQYPGASTIQVEEEVTDVLETAIQQMESLKHVRSMSRSGLSVVWVDIQESRRKHELPQIWDDLRKKMRDVTPSLPPGVKPSIIRDDFGDVYGVFLTVTSDGFSYAELKDQVDELRKELLLVKNVAKVEIWGALQECIYVDVSSTSLSERGIPPASVLNALDKQNLVVDSGYVNLGRERVRLAVDGEFNSVEAVGNLIVSSGASDKMVLLRDIATIRKGYVEPVTKQMRFNGMPSLGLAASTVSGGNVIEMGEAVKRRVEELKQFLPIGMEISVVAMQSDLVQTAIDEFMMNLGAALLIVVGLLFIFMGMRSGMLIGLGLLLTIATTFLIMRVLHVDLQRISLGALIIALGMLVDNAIVVTESMLIKLQIGKNRMQAAKETYSETAWPLLGATIVAALAFLPVYLADNNTGEFCESLFVVVGVSLLVSWLLAMTVSALWCYIGLKIPENMQGKDPYAGIFFITYKKVLDFCIRHRWVTLAIMGCLLVAAIVNFKYVDKTFFPESRRPQLIVDYWLPEGTNVEVVSDDLGKLEKMLLAYPTIEGVATFVGGGGTRFYLSLEPEFTNSSYGQMILNIDSADHLDETIGFVQKELDEKFLYAEPRVRRFPLGAASKFKVEARFRGPDRAVLHDLAEKAKYIMRSEPTAKYVRDDWRQPVKVIEAEYSQARGLRVGVTRKDVAMAMKRGYDGVPMGVYREDNKLLPIILRPPENERHRVEDMRMLQVLNMKSTQGVPLGQLVSDVTTKWEESTIHRRDHQRTITVQCDPRVGTAETLRQKIKPAIEALVLPAGYTLEWGGDWDKSNESRSYVAKGLPVTFLSMALVVVMLFNAYRQPLIIALTVPLSIIGVTSGLLLTNQPFGFLALLGFLSLSGMLIKNAVILIDQIDVEIADGKEPYAAVLDSSVSRIRPVLMAAMSTVLGMMPLVIDRFWASMAVTICFGLTFATVLTLIIVPVLYTLFFRIRPVKQS; this is translated from the coding sequence ATGAACTTAGCAGAATTATCCATTAAAAAGCGTGCGATAACTCAGTTTATTGTACTGCTTCTTTTTGTTGCGGGTGCATATTCCTATTTCCAGATGGGTAAGCTGGAAGATCCTGAATTTACTTTAAAGACAGCTATAGTAATCACTCAGTATCCTGGCGCCAGCACTATTCAAGTTGAAGAGGAAGTTACTGATGTGCTTGAAACTGCAATCCAGCAGATGGAAAGCTTAAAGCACGTCCGTTCTATGTCTCGTTCCGGTTTGTCAGTTGTATGGGTGGATATTCAGGAGAGTAGACGCAAGCATGAGTTGCCCCAAATATGGGATGACCTACGCAAAAAAATGCGTGATGTGACGCCCTCCCTCCCTCCGGGGGTTAAGCCTTCGATTATCCGTGACGACTTCGGTGACGTGTATGGTGTATTTCTTACCGTTACAAGTGATGGCTTTTCGTATGCCGAATTGAAAGATCAGGTTGATGAGCTTCGGAAGGAGCTTTTACTGGTAAAGAATGTTGCGAAAGTAGAGATTTGGGGCGCATTGCAGGAATGCATTTATGTAGATGTTTCCAGTACGTCTCTATCCGAACGTGGTATTCCTCCAGCTTCTGTTTTAAATGCATTGGATAAGCAAAATCTGGTTGTTGATTCTGGTTATGTGAACCTTGGTCGCGAACGTGTTCGTCTTGCAGTAGATGGTGAATTCAATAGCGTTGAGGCTGTTGGTAATTTGATTGTAAGTTCTGGTGCTTCTGACAAAATGGTGCTCCTTAGGGATATTGCTACTATTCGCAAAGGATATGTGGAGCCTGTTACAAAGCAGATGCGTTTCAACGGAATGCCGTCATTGGGGCTTGCTGCGTCAACTGTTTCGGGCGGTAACGTTATTGAAATGGGTGAAGCTGTAAAGCGCCGCGTTGAAGAGCTTAAACAGTTTCTTCCTATTGGTATGGAAATTTCTGTTGTAGCCATGCAGTCTGACCTTGTTCAAACAGCTATTGATGAATTTATGATGAACCTTGGTGCGGCCTTACTTATTGTTGTCGGGCTGTTATTCATCTTTATGGGTATGCGAAGCGGTATGCTGATTGGACTTGGCTTACTGCTAACAATCGCAACGACTTTCCTCATTATGCGCGTGCTGCATGTTGACTTACAGCGTATCTCACTTGGTGCATTGATTATTGCACTGGGGATGCTGGTTGATAATGCTATTGTTGTGACCGAGAGTATGCTTATTAAGCTGCAAATTGGTAAAAACAGAATGCAGGCTGCGAAAGAAACATATTCTGAAACTGCATGGCCGCTTCTTGGTGCAACAATCGTTGCTGCATTAGCATTTTTGCCTGTGTACCTCGCAGATAATAATACGGGCGAATTTTGTGAATCGCTTTTTGTTGTAGTGGGTGTTTCCTTGTTGGTAAGTTGGCTGCTTGCAATGACTGTTTCAGCGTTGTGGTGTTACATTGGATTAAAAATACCAGAGAACATGCAAGGTAAGGACCCATATGCAGGAATCTTCTTTATCACATATAAAAAGGTACTGGATTTTTGCATTCGCCATCGTTGGGTAACGCTTGCGATCATGGGCTGTTTGCTTGTTGCAGCCATTGTTAACTTTAAGTATGTCGATAAAACATTCTTCCCTGAATCTCGTCGTCCTCAACTTATTGTTGATTACTGGTTACCGGAAGGGACAAATGTTGAAGTTGTTTCTGATGACTTAGGTAAGCTGGAAAAAATGCTTTTGGCGTACCCAACAATAGAGGGTGTGGCCACATTTGTCGGTGGTGGTGGAACGCGATTCTATCTTTCTTTGGAGCCGGAGTTTACTAACTCATCGTACGGTCAGATGATTCTTAATATAGATAGTGCTGACCATCTTGATGAGACAATCGGCTTTGTCCAGAAAGAGCTGGATGAAAAGTTTTTGTATGCTGAGCCTCGAGTGCGCAGATTTCCACTTGGTGCTGCTTCTAAGTTTAAAGTTGAAGCTCGGTTCAGAGGGCCGGACAGAGCTGTGCTGCATGACCTTGCAGAGAAGGCTAAGTACATCATGCGTTCTGAGCCGACAGCTAAGTATGTGCGTGATGACTGGCGTCAGCCTGTTAAGGTTATTGAAGCAGAGTACTCTCAGGCGCGTGGGTTACGTGTCGGTGTAACCCGTAAAGATGTGGCGATGGCTATGAAGCGCGGGTATGATGGGGTGCCTATGGGCGTATACCGCGAAGACAACAAACTGCTCCCAATTATCTTGCGTCCGCCGGAAAATGAACGTCATCGTGTAGAAGACATGCGTATGCTTCAAGTACTCAACATGAAGTCTACACAAGGTGTTCCTTTGGGACAGTTGGTGTCTGATGTAACGACGAAGTGGGAAGAGTCTACTATTCATAGAAGGGATCATCAGCGCACAATTACTGTGCAGTGCGATCCGCGAGTAGGGACAGCAGAAACACTACGCCAGAAAATTAAACCCGCAATTGAAGCGCTTGTCTTGCCTGCCGGATACACTTTGGAATGGGGGGGGGACTGGGATAAGTCCAATGAGTCACGTTCATATGTGGCAAAAGGACTTCCTGTTACTTTCCTCTCAATGGCTCTTGTGGTTGTTATGCTGTTTAACGCATACCGTCAGCCATTGATTATTGCGCTTACTGTTCCACTTTCTATCATCGGTGTGACTAGTGGTTTGTTGCTGACAAATCAGCCGTTTGGTTTCCTTGCTTTGCTCGGCTTCCTTTCACTTTCAGGCATGTTGATTAAGAACGCGGTAATTTTGATTGATCAGATTGATGTTGAAATTGCTGACGGTAAAGAACCATATGCAGCTGTACTGGACTCATCTGTAAGCCGTATCAGACCTGTGCTCATGGCTGCCATGTCCACAGTACTTGGTATGATGCCGCTTGTTATTGATAGGTTCTGGGCGTCTATGGCTGTAACAATCTGCTTTGGACTAACCTTTGCGACAGTCCTTACGTTGATTATTGTTCCGGTGTTGTACACGCTGTTCTTTAGGATCAGACCTGTTAAACAGTCATAA
- the glpK gene encoding glycerol kinase GlpK — protein MAKYIGAVDQGTTSSRFIIFDKKGRIVGMDQKEHEQIFPKPGWVEHNPMEIWENTQEVIQGALKKAGLKGSDIAAIGITNQRETTVIWDRKTGKPFYNAIVWQCTRTDKICKELMAEGGQDRFREKTGLPIATYFSGPKMKWIMDNVPGVRAAARNGDALIGTMETWIIWNLTGGAKGGAHVTDVSNASRTMLMDLATLQWDKEILDIMDVPEAALPRIVSSSDNETWGSTDEHGPLGARVPVCGALGDQQAALVGQACFDTGEAKNTYGTGCFMLLNTGTKPIQSKQGLLTTVGYKFGNEETVYCLEGSIAIAGALIQWLRDNLNLISAAPEVEELAKSVEDNGDVYVVPAFQGLFAPYWRSDARGVIAGLTRFANKGHIARACLEAVAYQTRDVIEAMNKDSGVDLTTLKVDGGMVMNELLMQFQSDCLCVPVIRPQVTETTCLGAAYAAGLAVGYWSSIDDLRSNWAVDKTWDPQLGKEEREKGYAGWKKAIERTFNWVD, from the coding sequence ATGGCTAAGTACATTGGCGCTGTTGACCAGGGAACTACAAGCTCACGTTTTATTATTTTTGACAAGAAAGGCCGCATTGTCGGCATGGATCAGAAAGAACATGAGCAGATTTTCCCTAAACCAGGCTGGGTAGAGCATAACCCAATGGAAATCTGGGAAAATACCCAGGAAGTAATTCAGGGTGCTTTAAAGAAAGCCGGCCTTAAAGGTTCCGACATCGCTGCTATCGGTATTACCAACCAGCGTGAAACTACCGTTATCTGGGACCGCAAAACTGGTAAGCCTTTCTATAATGCAATTGTTTGGCAGTGCACCCGTACTGACAAGATTTGTAAAGAATTGATGGCTGAAGGCGGTCAGGATCGTTTCCGTGAAAAAACCGGTCTCCCGATTGCGACTTACTTCTCTGGTCCAAAGATGAAATGGATCATGGATAACGTACCGGGTGTGCGAGCTGCTGCTCGTAACGGCGATGCTCTCATCGGCACAATGGAAACTTGGATCATCTGGAACCTTACTGGTGGCGCAAAAGGCGGCGCACATGTAACTGACGTATCCAACGCTTCCCGTACTATGCTCATGGATCTCGCAACCCTCCAGTGGGATAAAGAAATCCTTGATATCATGGATGTTCCTGAAGCAGCTCTTCCACGTATCGTGTCTTCTTCTGACAACGAAACATGGGGTTCTACTGATGAACATGGTCCTCTTGGCGCACGTGTACCTGTTTGTGGCGCTCTTGGTGACCAGCAGGCTGCACTTGTTGGTCAGGCTTGCTTTGATACTGGTGAAGCGAAAAACACATACGGTACCGGCTGCTTTATGCTTCTTAACACCGGTACTAAACCAATCCAGTCTAAACAGGGCCTTCTCACTACCGTTGGCTACAAGTTTGGTAATGAAGAAACTGTATACTGCCTGGAAGGCTCTATTGCTATTGCAGGTGCTCTCATCCAGTGGCTGCGTGACAACCTTAATCTCATCAGCGCAGCACCTGAAGTTGAAGAACTTGCTAAGTCCGTGGAAGATAACGGCGACGTTTATGTTGTTCCTGCATTCCAGGGCTTGTTTGCTCCGTACTGGCGTTCTGACGCTCGCGGCGTAATCGCAGGTCTCACCCGCTTTGCAAACAAAGGCCATATTGCTCGTGCTTGTCTTGAAGCTGTTGCTTATCAGACTCGCGACGTTATCGAAGCAATGAACAAAGACTCTGGCGTTGACCTTACTACCCTCAAAGTTGACGGTGGCATGGTAATGAATGAACTGCTCATGCAGTTCCAGTCCGATTGTCTCTGCGTACCTGTTATTCGTCCTCAGGTTACTGAAACAACATGCCTTGGTGCTGCATATGCAGCTGGCCTTGCAGTTGGTTACTGGTCTAGTATTGACGATCTTCGTTCTAACTGGGCTGTTGATAAAACCTGGGATCCGCAGCTCGGCAAAGAAGAGCGTGAAAAAGGATACGCTGGTTGGAAAAAAGCTATTGAGCGTACTTTCAACTGGGTTGACTAG